ttcCCATCTTGAAAGAAAATCAGATGCTACCGCACAAAAGAAAAATGCTAAAAAAAGGGCCACATTGAAAGTAAACCGGTGCCATGAGCCAACCCATGTAGGCTCATGGTATGGTCGAGCATCCCTTATTGCTCGTAATGAGCAATATATACTCTTTGCAAGCAGTAGTTGCGTGGCATACCGAATGGTTCTCACTTTTAGTGTAATTtgaatgaaaattttaaaatttcattATTTTTGGTATATACTGAAATAATCACCTTTCAATCAAAATGTTTCAATATTTCGGTAGTACACAAAAATTCAAATTATTTTTAAGTTATTTTTTGAATTTAACGTAGACACGAAAATGAGACAAAAACAAGAATGGAAATTCCCGTCTCGAAAGAAAAATGCTAAAAAGGGCCACATTGAGAGAAAACTGGTGCCATGAGCCTACACATGTAGGCTCATGGTGTGGTCAAGCGTCCCTTATTTCTCGTAATGAGTAATATGTACTCTTTGCAAGCACTAGTTGTGTAGCATACCGAATAGTTCTCACTTTTAGTGTAATTTCAATGAAAAACTTGAAATTTCATTATTTTTGATATATACTAAAATAATTACCTTTTGATCAAAATGTTTCAAAGTTTCAGTAGTACGCATAAATTCAAACTATTTTTAAGTTATTTTTTTAATTTAACGCAGACACGGAAAATGAGACAAAAAAAATGGAAATTCCCATCTCGAAAGAAAATCAGGTGCTAGCGCACCAAAGAAAAATGCTAAATATGGCCACATTGAAAGAAAACCGGTGGTATGAGCTAACCCATGTAGGCTAATGGTGTGGTCGAGCGTCCCTTATTGCTCGTAATGAGCAATATATACTCTTTGCAAGCACTAGTTGCGTAGCATACCGAATGGTTCTTACTTTTAGTGTAATTTCGATGAAATTACAGAATTTCATTATTTTTCTTATATACTAAAATAATTACCTTTCGATCAAAATGTTTCAGAATTTCGGTAGTACACAAAAATTCAAAttatttttaatttattttttgaATTGATCAAAAAATAAGACAAAAAACTAAAATATGGCAGAAAACTAAAATGAAAATTCCCGTTTGGAAAGAAAATCAGGTGCTACCGCATTAAAGAAAAATGCTAAAAAATGGGCACCTCGAAAGAAAAACGGCGCCATGGGCCAACCCATGTAGGCTCATGCTGTGGTCGAGCCACACCTATTGGTTATTGCTCAGAATGAGCGATatatattctctacaagcactagcTGCATAGAATACCGGATGGTTCTCACTTTTAGTGTAGTTTCAATGAAATTTCATTATTTTAAGCATATACTAAAATAATCACCTATCGATCAAAATCTTTCACCAATTTTGATAGTACACAGAAATTCAAATTATTTTTAAGTTATTTTTTGAATTTCAAAATATTTAATTGGATCCCTGTCAAATTCAAGTGAAACTTTTGGTCCTCTGGCCGAAATGAAAACCGAAATCACTTAATTTCACTGAAATTCTGTAATTTCAGTAATGACTgtaatttttctaaaactgaaattcAAAACTATTCGGGCATGCGCTGGAAACCATTATCTCAAGTCTCAACGTTGACGCCCGATATTTTCTAGCTTAGTAAAACATTTCTATCTAGCTACCTCTTTTAAATACTTCACACACATTTGTTACAGCAGAGCTTTTTCTCAGAAATGTCCGAAGGGGCAGGAGATGTATCTGACCATGTAAATTTCATGGTCCTTTTCCACAGTTTCAGCCAATCATATGATTTGTAAGTTGTTTGTAACATGTATATAAAGAGTCTGTTCCAGTCCTCTGTCAAGCCACATGTACAAAACTAGCATCGACTATACATGCCTTTGTCGAGACGCAATGCCGCCTCGTATATTTACCTTTGCAACAATCAAAGATTCAGAACTCGAGCCCACTGTTCATCTGGATGGAGAACCATGGGCGCCCAAAACCGTGGAGCGGTGCGTCCACTCTCAACACTAGCCCCGAGCTCGTCGCGCCGCCATTCAGCTTGGATCTCCCAAGCTGCACACTCGCATAACAAGATCAACTGATTACCATCACGAAGTAAAACCATGTGTACCGAGTACAAGTAATGCACCCATGTGTTTATCCAAAAGTATGCAAAGTGTGCAATGTAGCTCAACGATACGAAAATGGCGGATCAACGGCGAAGCTACTGACCGACACGGAAGCGTAGGCTGAGGGGGAGGCGGTGTGGGAGTAGCCGCAGGCGACGCTGGCCTCCTCGCTGACCGAATGGACCAGCTCCGTCGACACGCCGGGCCGGCTCCCACCGAATGTGGGGCACACGCTGTTCATCACAAAGAGACACCATGGCATTGACCAGCTTAGTTATATGATCATCATTCCAAACAAGATCAACTGCAGCATAATATGGCAAGAAACAGAGAGGCTGCAACTTGCAAGTAAGTGGACTTGCCTGAGCTGCAGCGCTGGCTGCAGCATGAGGCCGCACCTCCTCCAGGAGAGCACCTGGGTTAGCCCCAGAGAGAGGGACTTGTCCGGCCACTGGACGGTCGGGGTGACGCTGCCCCCGCTGCCGTTCTGCAGAGCAACGGCTCAGATCATCTCTCGATCGGGTTTCTGTTGTGAATTTGTGATGTGTGCAGAAAATGCAGATGATACGTTTTGAGGGATCAGGTAGGCCGCTGACCTTGTAGGAGAAGCTGAGCCTCTTCTCCCCGGGGAACTTTCCGTGGGCCTGGacgatgccgccgccgccgaggggaAGGAAGCCGCGCGCCGTGAACCCATCGCCGGCCACGTATCTCAGCTGCCCGTTGGGGAATTGCATGTCCATGAACGACTGCCCAATTGATTTCCAAGGGAAAGTTCAGGCAAAGACAGTACAGAGATTGACTTTTCATCATCAGGAATGCAGGATTCAGGACAGAAAATTCAGAACGCCGATCGAACACTCACGCAggcaaatgggttgaggcagatcaTCGACATGAAGAAGCATCTCCGGCGAGCTGTCCAGTACGCCGGGCACACCGAGTGCACTCCGTTCTGCACACAAGCACATAGCATAAGATCTTACTCAGTCTTTTTTTTTGCAGATAAGATCTTGGCTCCTCAGACAGTGTGTTTGATGCTAGTCGTTTGATTACCTTGCGCTCGAAGCCGTACCAGATGAGGTGGCGCTTGGAGAGGTGCACGGGGAAGAGCAGCGTCGTGTCGCGGAGGAAGAGCACGGGGCCGAGCTGCACCAGGAACAGCGGCGCCGCGCCACCATCACCACCGCCTCTGCTGTTGCTGCTGGAGTGCGACGCCTCGGCGCGCCACAGGTCGCCGCGGGCCGCCACGGAGCTCTCCACGTCGTTCGTCCTGCTGTCGAACGCCGCCGACAGGACCATGCTCCCCTGCGACCGCGCGAACCTCCCGGAGCCGCCTACCACCGGACGATCGCCGCCATAGCCAGCGATCTGGTCCTGCTTGCTCCGCGCGCCATCACCTTCGGGCGTCGCGCCGCCTCTGCCGGGGACGACCCTCCGGTGCCGGCGCGCGTACGCGATGTCGAGGCCGTCGTCGATGCGCAGGCGGCGGAATACGTCGCCCACGGCGCGGCCGAGGCGGCCGCCCGCGCTGAGGACGGCCGCGGCGACGCCGGAGAGCTGCTGCTTCTGCGGGGGCGGCGGGAGCGGGAAGAAGGCGGCGATCCGATGGACGAGGTCATCGGAGGCGGACATCGGGGCGGGCGGAGAGCGCGACTGACCGATCGGGGAATGAGGCGGCGAGGCCTCGCCGTTGGTGGATAAGGGACTGGTGGCGGGAAAGAAGTTGGGGAGGAGGACGCTACGGGGTTCTGCGTGGACGCGGTGCACGGGGAGAGATGCGAGTGTGTCCGGCGTTTGTGTGGTGGCTCTGTGGGCGTGGTTCAGCAGAGGGGATGGCGGGAGCACGTTTGAAAAAAACTGTTGGATGGTGTGACAGGGAGAGAGGATGGTACACGCTGGCCGCCACGATGCTTTTGCGGCCAGCGTGGCATTGTGAGGGCTTGTTCGGCTCAAGAGAACATTAAAAAAAAACATTCGTGGAAGACGTGGCAAAATAAACAAGACTGATGCTCCAAAATGTTGTTGAaacaaaattgatgctccaaaatGCTGTTGAAAATAACGTAAGCATATCCTCCTCAAAAATACCTCCCCTGCGCGGCGGCTATGGTTTTGTCTCTCGGCGATCTCGATCGCCGCTGAGTCCTACCTTCTCCCCAACGATCTGCAAGGCTTCTATGCGACGGAAATTGCGATGGCGACCTCTTTGGACGCACGCTCGGCAGCGAGTGGCGGGTCTCGAGGTGGCAAACCGGATGACCTAGCGGATTTCTTCGGGCAACTTGACCCAGAAGATAAGGTGTTCAATGATCTGGTGATCGAAGAGGAAATTCCAGAGATCAATGACCGCGTACGCTAGATGGCTCTTGCTCGGGTGCACACTGATAAGACCTTCGGAAAGTCGACGTTCTTCAAGGACATGCAATCAGCTTGGAACCCGGTGCAACCGATGAGATTCCGGCTGGTTGGTGCCAATATGTTTGTGGTGCAGGCTTCATGCCTTGGCGATTGGGAGCAGATCATGTTCCAGGGGCCATGGCTTTTTAGATTTTGGGATGTACTTCTTCACCCATACGATGGATTCAGTAGGGCGGAGGATGTTCAGTTTGTTCATATTCCTATTTGGTTGCATACACACAAACATCCTGACGGGTATTGCAGTGAGGATATTGTGGAAAAATTGATTCACATGGCTGGTGAGATCTTGGAGTTTAGGATTTTAGGAAATTCTAAAGGAGATTATGTGAGGATTAGAGTGAAACATGTTGTCAGAGAACCTTTAACAAAGCATGTCAGTATCATTAGAGGAAAGGAGAAGCAGGTGTATGCTGTGAGATATGAGAAACTTGCATGTTTTTGTAAGCACTGTGGTAAAATTGGACATGAGCATAAGGAGTGTGGATTGGGTGTTTACACAACAATGGATTTGAAGTTTGGGGATTGGTTATATGCAGATCTAGGGGGTGTGCAGGTCAAGTGTCAAGCCGAGGCAAAGGAACCATTGCTTGCTATAACTTCAGGTACCGGTGATGATATCCATAATTCTTCTCCAACGTAGAGCTCCGATGGTAAGAGGGGAGAACGGTGTTTTAACTATGGTGATGATATTCATAATCTGGCGGCTCCCTNNNNNNNNNNNNNNNNNNNNNNNNNNNNNNNNNNNNNNNNNNNNNNNNNNNNNNNNNNNNNNNNNNNNNNNNNNNNNNNNNNNNNNNNNNNNNNNNNNNNNNNNNNNNNNNNNNNNNNNNNNNNNNNNNNNNNNNNNNNNNNNNNNNNNNNNNNNNNNNNNNNNNNNNNNNNNNNNNNNNNNNNNNNNNNNNNNNNNNNNNNNNNNNNNNNNNNNNNNNNNNNNNNNNNNNNNNNNNNNNNNNNNNNNNNNNCGAACAGTTCGTGAGGTGTTGGCCCTCTCTAAAACCAACGTCCCCAAGCTTGTCTTTCTCTGTGAGATGAGTAAAGTAGCTGATAAGATGGAAAAGCTAAGGTGGATGCTAGGTTTGAA
This portion of the Triticum dicoccoides isolate Atlit2015 ecotype Zavitan chromosome 7A, WEW_v2.0, whole genome shotgun sequence genome encodes:
- the LOC119332658 gene encoding uncharacterized protein LOC119332658, with translation MSASDDLVHRIAAFFPLPPPPQKQQLSGVAAAVLSAGGRLGRAVGDVFRRLRIDDGLDIAYARRHRRVVPGRGGATPEGDGARSKQDQIAGYGGDRPVVGGSGRFARSQGSMVLSAAFDSRTNDVESSVAARGDLWRAEASHSSSNSRGGGDGGAAPLFLVQLGPVLFLRDTTLLFPVHLSKRHLIWYGFERKNGVHSVCPAYWTARRRCFFMSMICLNPFACSFMDMQFPNGQLRYVAGDGFTARGFLPLGGGGIVQAHGKFPGEKRLSFSYKNGSGGSVTPTVQWPDKSLSLGLTQVLSWRRCGLMLQPALQLSVCPTFGGSRPGVSTELVHSVSEEASVACGYSHTASPSAYASVSLGRSKLNGGATSSGLVLRVDAPLHGFGRPWFSIQMNSGLEF